A portion of the Polaribacter cellanae genome contains these proteins:
- a CDS encoding site-specific integrase: protein MYYSYQTERIEFPNSKSVAIRNKVITGLMVYQGLNVTALKSLKVEHIQLEKGTVYIPSTRKTNSRTLELKSAQILPFVLFLETYREILQEELKNYTESLFPLNSERFDIITTHLFKRINHKITNMKQIRASVITHWLKTYNIREVQFKAGHRYISSTERYQQDDLENLHELIENLHPIC from the coding sequence TTGTATTACAGCTATCAAACAGAACGTATTGAATTTCCAAATTCTAAATCGGTAGCCATTCGTAATAAAGTCATTACGGGTTTAATGGTGTATCAAGGATTAAATGTAACTGCGCTAAAATCTCTTAAAGTTGAGCATATTCAATTAGAAAAGGGAACTGTGTATATTCCAAGCACACGTAAAACAAATAGTAGAACCTTAGAGCTAAAATCAGCGCAAATACTGCCTTTTGTACTATTTTTAGAAACCTACAGAGAAATCCTTCAAGAAGAACTCAAAAACTACACAGAAAGCCTATTTCCGCTCAATTCAGAACGTTTTGACATTATCACTACACACTTATTTAAAAGAATTAATCATAAAATAACCAATATGAAGCAAATACGAGCTTCAGTGATTACCCATTGGCTCAAAACCTATAACATCAGAGAAGTGCAGTTTAAGGCAGGACATCGCTATATTTCTTCCACGGAACGATATCAGCAAGATGATCTTGAGAATCTACACGAATTGATTGAGAATTTGCATCCGATTTGTTGA